The stretch of DNA TATCATGTCATCTGTGTATCTTTAGGCAGGTCagctaacctctctgagcctgagctTCCTCCGGTAAAATGAGGACAGTGAAGCCTGACTCACGCAGCCTTCAGTTACTGTACAGCTTTCTGTGTCACCACTAGACCAAGGTGTTGTGGAGTCCAGACTCTGGAGGCAGATGCTGCATAAGGCACGGTGCTTGGCGTGCCGTGGGACTACGCGCTAGCTAATCTCATTACTTGGGGTGTTTTGGGGACAGAACAGGGTGAAGGCAAGAGTCTGAATATTGAGATTCAGGGGACTGAGTGGGGTTCCATGGGAGCAAGCTATTCTAAGAAGACTTTCCTAGGTGAACTTTTAGGTGCTGTGTAAGGAAGAGAAGGCGGCTTTACAGAGAGGAGGACAGGAAGCCTGGACCGAGGTGGGGATGAAGCAATCCGGGGCAGGTTGACAGGTGGCAGGCATGATAGGATGCATAAGCCATGGACATCGGTCCCCCTTTTCCCCACCCAGGGGCAAGGGTCCAGCTGGGGCAGCAGAGGAGGTGACGCTGTTGGTGGAGTCAATACTGTGGTGAGTGGAGGCGACACTCCACCTTGGGCTGGGACCATGGTGTCACGCAATCCTCGCCTCCCCTCCTGCCACTCAGATCTCCCGCCTCTGGCTCACAAAGTGGCTTCTTCATCTCATCCCATTTCTCCTTGATTCCATAGAACTCTGAGACATCTCCTGGGATGTTTAACTTTGACACTTTCTGGAAGGTGAGTTCTGCGAGATGGCCCTGTTCACTTGCATTTGGAAAATCCCTGCCCTTGGCCCCACAGGCTGGGGTCCTCTTTCTAAACCAACAGTCAGCAGTGGCCCTTGACCTCTCTTGGCCAATTACCTTATAACTCAGTTTGGccattcttctttttgtttcctccGCAGAATTTTAAATCCAAGCTGGGTTTCATTAACTGGGATGCCATAAGCAAGGTAAGGGCTGGAAGGCCTTGTGATCCCAATTTTCGTCGGAGAGGGGTATAGGGAAGAAAGCTAAACCTCTGCTCAGTGAGCTGGGGAAAGTGACGCTGGCTACAAAGGAAGCATTTAGGCcagtgctaaaaacaaaaactaaacacactgggggtggaggagggaggacagAGGATACCTGAAAAGACGGGGAGAATCTGGAGCAGTTGGGATTGAGGATGGGCAGAGGGCATGGGCTTCTTTGCTGCTTCAACACATAGACCCGAGCAGGTCCCGAACCTCAGTTTCCCGTTTGAGATGGGGAAGGTTGAGGGGAGCGTAGGTTGACTCCTAGAGGGTACACAGAATGAGGAGTAAGGTGGAGCTAAGACGCCCCGAGAGGATGGACACCCAGAGAAAGGAACCAGCAGTGGCCGAGAGCCTCACAGGTGACAGGCATTAGTCTCTCCCACACAAACAAAAACGCAGCTGGGGTCCAGaacccctccctccttcctccctgcccacACTTCCCTCTTGCAGGGGAACCCCTGGCCAGGCTGCTTTGATACCTGAGTAGCAGAGGCACCTCTAGAGGAGAGGGGGCTGGactggaagggaggggaggaaggacagacagcccacacagacacacccccgGCAGAAGCTGCGACTGGTGATGAGAGGATGGGTTTCTgagccactatttttttttagaatatgaATTAGTTTAAACATGGAGAGACTTCACATAATGATTTGGATTTTGGGTTTCTTTCAAAAACTTTGGCAACGCTGGGTTCCATTTCCACGGGATAGGGTTAGGCGAGAGCTGAGAAACAGCTGCTGCTTGGCCCAGGTAGGGTGTGTTGGGAATAGGTGGGAGGGTCACTCTCTAGTGGCCAGACTGTCCCTACCTGTCACAGTCATTTTAGCCACCCAACTGGCCCCTGTGAGCAGTGGAGTTTCTGGCCTTTAatgtaaaagaaagaagactgGGCTCAGGAAAATCGAAGTCTGACGTTTTAGGAAGAAGGTTGAGGAGACAGGAGAGTGCAGATGTTCCCGCCCAGCTACAGTGGATTCTTGTTCtgtgtttctttctcatttatttgtttgtttgtttatttatttatttatttatttatttattttttgtgagaccgaatctcgctttgtcacccaggttggagtgcagtggtttgatcttggctcactgcaacctctccctcctgggctcaagcgattctcctgcctcagcctctctagtagctgggtttacaggtgcccaccaccacacccgggtaatttttgtatttttagtagagatggggtttcactatgttggccaggctggtctcgaactcctgacctccagtgatctgcccgccttggcctcccaaagtgttgggattataggcgtgagccactgcatccggcctctGTGTTTCATAGAGAATGGTTTCTGGTAGAAGCAAGACTCTTTCCTGGGTCACAGGGAACTGAGGGTCTGATGGGGAGCCGGGGCACATATAGATACTTCCCAGAGAGCCAGGACAGGCACCTTGCCATTTTTGCCCATCTAGGGCAGCAGTCGAGGGAGTGATTGCAGTGAGGCAGGATTCATCTGGGCCAGCTCCTCAAGAGGCAGATCTCCTAGAAAGCGGGGTAgggcagaggtgggcaggggaGAGAATGGAGCCCCCCTCTCCACAGTGGGGTGAGGGAGCTGAGGACTTCAGCCAGAGTGAGGAGGGAGCAGAGGGAAACGCAGTGTAATGTTCCTGACGAGGCAGGGGGTTCTCAAGCCCACGCGGGGATATCTGGGTTTGTTTGGATAGCGGGGCAAAAAGGTCCCTGTAGATTTCTGGAGCAGGGGTCTTTTATACCCTTGCGTCAGCTCACGATGTACGGGAATTGCTATTCCTCGAGCTCTCTCTTTAGAGCCTGTTtctggccagacgcggtggctcatgcctataatcctagcactttgggaggccaaggctggcggatcacttgaagtcaggagtctgaaaccagcctggccaatgtggcccatctctactaaaaatacaaaaattagccaggtgtggtggtgtgcgcctgtagtcccagctacttgggaggctgaggcaggagaatcgcttgaacccaggaggcagaggttgcagtgagctgagatcgtgccattgcactccagcctgggtgacagagcgagactccatttcaaaaaaaaaaaaaaaaaaaaggccgggcgtggtggctcacgcctgtaatcccagcactttgggaggctgaggcaggcggatcacaaggtcaggggatcgagaccaccctggccaacacagtgaaaccccgtctctactaaaaatacaaaaaattagccgggcatggtggcaggcaactgtagtcccagctactctggaggctgaggcaggagaatggcgtgaacccgggaggcagagcttgcagtgagccgagatggtgccactgcactccagcctgggcgacagagctagactctgtctcaaaaaaaaaaaaaaaaaaaaaaaaaggaacctatTTCTTTGCCCAGGACCAGAGGAGCTCTCGCATCCCGTGACCTCCAGACAAGGAGCCACCAGATGGATGGGAGCCCCCTACTCCCTTCTTAAAACACCACTCTCTCATCACTAATCTCAGCCCTTGCCCTTGAAATAAACCTTAGCTGCCCTAAACTCCTGGTCTCTGCTCCTTTCTTACGTCTCCGCTGTTGTCCAGGGTGGTGTGGAAGGGGTGACTGCAGCCCACAGCTTTGGGAAATGGGACGGAGGAGGCCCAGCAGGTGGAAAGGGGATGCTCTGAGGCAGGTCCTAGTCTTGAGGTTTTGCTAGAATTAGGTTCTGCTGGAGGCTGGGGGACTTGGGATAGAGAACATTGTATGCTCTGGGACAGGGAGAGTTGGTTagtgcctctctctctccctgtgttTCCAAAAATGGTTTTCTGGTGTCCCTAAAGACTCCCAGCTCCTCCCGTTCCAAACCTTAGTCACAATGACattctgaaggctgagaaaggGCAGTAGCAGGAGGAGGGGTGGGTGAGCGTGCCCAGGCTCTCTGCTAACCTGCTTACCCCCTTTCATCCACAGAACCAAGTCCCACCCCCCAGCACCCGAGCCCTTCTCTACTTCAGCCGACTCTGGGAGGTAGGAGAATTCTTGCTGTTTGAAGAATGGGGGCCTGGCCCTCCTGACGCCCCAAGCCTCCCTCAAGGCAGCCACCCTCTGCTCCCACCATCTGTCTCCAAACTCctcctcttttcatttttgagacagctCATCCAAATCTTATCGCCCAAATCTTATCACCAATACCATCTCAAGTGCTGACACCCTCAATCTCCCACGTGCTTACCTTCCTCCAACCCCAAACCACACCCAAAAGCTCCTTCCTATCCGAGATCTGGAAACTACCCCAATTTGCTGCACAGACCACCCGCT from Rhinopithecus roxellana isolate Shanxi Qingling chromosome 12, ASM756505v1, whole genome shotgun sequence encodes:
- the DMKN gene encoding dermokine isoform X5; its protein translation is MLRITSCSDQQAKDGEGVEASSTGSSSGNHGGSSGGNGHKPGNSETSPGMFNFDTFWKNFKSKLGFINWDAISKDQRSSRIP